The Blattabacterium sp. (Cryptocercus kyebangensis) region CTATATGGCCAATATTAACACGTGAATTATTATTAACTACTTGATTAATTAAGTTAATTAATCTTAATTTTGTTAAATTATCTTTGGATCCTATATTTAAAAAAAGTTTAGAAAAAGATTCTTTTTTGAATTTTTTGGATTTAAAAAAAGATCCTTTCTTGAATTTTTTTGTATAGAAAAAGGAAGAATTAGATTTAGAGGAAGGAATAATATTAATGTCTTTAGAATTTTTATAAGAAGAAATAAAACGATTAAATTCTATCCAAGAAAAACGTTTGATTAATTCTTCTTTATCGAATGATTCTAATTTTTTTTGTATTTCCGGAAAAAATGGAATCATTGATTGTTCATCAACTATTACATTTTTTACCTTTTCTATAAAATAGATTAGTTGTTTCTCGCATATTTCTTTTCCAGAAGGAATCATAGTTCGTTCAAAAGTTTTTTCAATCTTTTTTTCAAATTCTCGTAAATTTTTAGTCTCTTTAGAATGAATAATACAAACAGAAATACCTGTATTTCCAGCTCTACCCGTTCGACCACTTCTGTGAACATAAATTTCACTTTCATCAGGGAGATTATAGTTTATAACATGAGTAATATCATTTACATCTATTCCTCTAGCAGCAACATCTGTTGCTACAAGCAATTGTAAATTTTTTTTTCTGAATCTATTCATAACAGACTCACGTTGTGCTTGTGATAAATCTCCATAAATAGAATCTGCATTATAACCATCTTGTATTAAGGATTCTGCTATTTCTTTAGTCTCTTTTCTAGTTCTACAAAATATAATTCCATAAATTTCTGGATGAATATCTACGATACGTTTTAATGCTAAATATTTATTTGAATTACTTACTATGTAGTAAATATGTTTTACATCATCAGAAGAAATATTTCGTTTTCCTGTAATAATTTCTTTAGGTTCTATTAAATAAGAATGTGCTATAACATTCATATATTTAGACATTGTCGCTGAAAATAGGAGACTTTGTCTTTTTTTTGGTAATTTTGAAATAATGGAATCTAATTCTTCTTTAAATCCCATATTTAGCATTTCATCCGCTTCATCGAGTACTAAATATTTAATATTAGATAAATACAATTTATTTCTTCGAATTAAATCAATAATTCTACCTGGTGTTCCTACAATTATATGATTGCTTTTTTTAAGAGATTTTATTTGATTATCTATGCTCACTCCACCATATAATGAAATAATTTTTATTAGTGAAATATATTTTGAAAAACGAAAGAGATCACGTGTAATTTGAATACAAAGCTCTCTTGTAGGGCATAGTATTAATGCTTGTGGGTTACGAATTTCTAAATTTATTTTTTGTATAATAGGTAATCCAAAAGCCGCTGTTTTTCCAGTACCTGTTTGAGCTAATGCTATTATATCTTTTTCTGATTCTAATAAAAATGGAATTACTTTTTTTTGTATAGGAGTAGGAGATTTAAATCCAATAGCTTCTATAGCTTGAATAATTTTATCGTTTAAAAAATTGTATTCTTTAAAGGTTTTCATAAACGAAATAAATTAATAAAAATAAAGACATTATTATTATTTTTTATATCACAAATATAGATATTTAATCGTTAATGATTACTTAATAAATTTATTCTTCAAAAGAAGATTAGAAGTTTTATATTTTCCTTTTTCTTTTATAAGTCTTTTAGTTATAGTTTCATATCTTATTATCAAAAGCATAGATGATAAAGTAATCCCTATGCATAATCCAATCCATACACCTTTTCCACCCATTTTAAAATATATGGAAAATAACCATGCTATAGGTAATGCGATAATCCAATAAGAAAAAAAACTTATACACATAGGAACATTAACATCTTGTATTCCTCTTAATGCTCCAATGATTATTCCTTGTATTCCATCAGATATTTGAAAAATACTAGCAATTATAATCATTTTTTCTGCTATATAAACTACTTCATAATCGTTTTTTATATATAAATAAGGAATATAACTTCGAAAAAAGAAAAATATAAGACTACATATTAACATAAATATTATTCCCATAATTATAACCGACCATCCTACTTTTCTTAATTCAGAATAATTTTTTAATGCTAACTGATTTCCTATTCTAATTGTTGCTGATACAGAAAATCCTGTACTAAGAAGAAAAGTAGAGGAGACAAGATTAAGTACTATTTGATGTGCAGCTAATTCTTTTATTCCACATTTTCCGGATATAAAAGAAGAGATAGAAAAAGCACTCATTTCAAATAACATATGCAATCCGGAAGGAATACCTATTTTTAGAATTTTTTTCAAATATTTTTTTTTAAAAAAAAAATATTTAAAATGATTATAATAATTACGAACTTTTTTGTATTTATATAATAAAAAATAAATACCTATTAACATGGTAATTCTGGAAATTAAAGTAGCATAAGCTACTCCAGAAATTCCTAATCTTGGTATTCCGTAGAATCCATTAATGAACGAATAATTAAGAAAAATATTAATAAAAGCAGAGATCCAAGTAATGATTAGACTTGGAAAAACTAAAGATAATCCTTCTGAAAATTTTCTAAAAACTTCGAAAATCATCCATGGGATCAAAGAAAAAGCTGTAATTCTTAAGAACGATATTGCATCATTTAAAATTTCTTTAGGTTGTCCTAAATATGGAAGAATATAGAAGAAAATATGTATAAAAATATACATGAGTATTGATAAAAAAAAATTGAGAATCAATCCATGATAGAAAATAACAGCTCCTTTTTTATACTCATTTTTTGCATCTACTGATGCTATTAAAGGAGATATAGCCGTAGATATTCCAAATCCAAAAATAACGAGTACAAGAAATACAGAGTTAGCTAATGAAACTGAAGCCAAAGCTTTTTTACCTAAAAGACCAACCATTATATTATCAGATATTCCAACGCTTATAACTCCTAATTGTGTAAAAGATACCGGGATCGCTAATAAAAGATTTTTCTTAAAATGCTGTAAATATGTTTTATATTTTTTTATTATTTGAATAATAAATTGTTTATAAATAAAGAAAAAAATATTCTAAATTTTTATAAATGGGCATTTTACAATATTAATAGGAATTTTTTTTTCTCTTATTGAAATAAAAACAGATTTTTTATCTAATTTTTTTTCTGTAATAAAACCTAATCCTATTCCTTTTTTTAAAACTGGAGAAAAACAACCAGAAGTTACTTTTCCAATAATAGAATTTTCTTTATTTTTCAATAAATATCCTTGTCTAGGTATTTTGCCTTTTTCTTCTATAACAAAAGAAAAAAATTTTTTGTATGGACCTTCTGTTTTTTGTTTTTGCAGTATGTCTTTTGCTATAAATTTTTTATTAAATTTTGTAATCCAACATAATCCAGCTTCTATAGGAGTAATTTCTTCAGAAATATCCTGACCATATAAACGGTAACCCATTTCCATTCTCAATGAATTTCTACTTGCTATTCCACAAGGCATTATTTTAGATGATGGAGCACCTATCTTTAGGATATTATTCCATATATATTCTGCATATTTATTATGAATAAAAATTTCTACTCCTTTAGATCCAGTATATCCTGTACTGGATATCAAAATTTTATCTATATCCGAAAATTTTCCTATTTCAAAATGATAAAAAGGAATTTTAGATAACGAAATATTCGTTAATTTTTGAATATAGGATATAGATTTTGGTCCTTGTATAGATAAAAAAGAATATTTTTGAGATATATCTGAAAATTTTAAATTTTTATCCTTTATATGATCATTTATCCATTTTTTATTTTTATCAATATTTATTGCATTAACTATGAGTAAAAATTTTTTTTCTGAAATTTTATAAATAACTAAATCATCGATAATACCTCCTAAAGAATTAACGAAACAAGTATATTGAGCTTGTCCAGATTTTATATTAGATAGATTATTTATTGTTAGATATTGAAGAAAATTATGGGAATCTTTTCCTTTTAAAATAAATTTTCCCATATGACTAACATCAAATATCCCTGCGGATTCTCTTACTGCCATATGTTCTATTAATGAAGAAATATACTGAAGAGGCATGGAGAATCCAGAATAAGGAATCATTTTAGCTCCTAATTTTATATGATTATTATATAATATAGTTTTTTTTAATACATTAAGATCCATCATATTCTGCAAAATTGTTTTCAGTTTCGTACAAAGTTATTTTTAAATCTAAATTAGAAGATATTTTTTTTTTTATTTGATTCCAAAGAAAAACAACAATATTTTCCGTTGTAGGATTAACATCATAAAATTTTTCAATATCTACATTAATATTTTTATGATCAAAAAGAACATCTATTTCTTCACGAATAAGATTTTTTAATTTTTGTATACTAAAAACAAATCCAGTTTTTGGATTTATTTCTCCTGTAATACTAACAATATATTTATAATTATGTCCATGATAATTGACATATGCACATTTTCCAAATTCTTCAATATTTTTATTATGATCCCAATGAACATTATAAAGCCTATGTGCTGCACTAAAATGTCCTTTTCTACTTATAGTTGCTTTCATAATATAATTATTTATTCGAAATTTAATTTGTTTAAATATTTATTAATAATAATTTTAAACCATATAGTGTAAGAATTGGGATAAAAATGAATATCTTTGATCAATTCTTTTAGTGTAATCCATTTCCATTTATCTACTTCTCTAGAATTAATTACGGGTGGATGAGAATAATATCCTACAAAAACATGGTCTAATTCATTTTCTATTAATCCATTATTTAATAATTCATGGTAAGTGAAACAAAATCTTTTTTCTAAAAAACAATCAAACCCCATTTCTTCTATTAAACATCTATGTGCTGCTGTTAAAATAGACTCATCCTTTTTAGGATGACTACAACATGTATTAGTCCAAAGTAGTGAAGAATGATATTTTTCTGAAGATCTTTTTTGTAACATTAATAATTTATTATTATTTTTTGTATCATTTTTAAATATAAATACGGATACCGCACTGTGTAATAATCCTCTTATATGAATTTTTTCTTTTTTTTCAAAACCAATAATTTTATTTTTTTTACCTATTAGAGGAATAAACATATCTTTTTTTTTCATCATGATTTATTTTTTTGAATTTATAATGTATAATACCACTATTTTGGTATAAATTAAATTTTTTTATGAAAAAAAATTGATCAATTCTACTTGATAAAAATTGTATTTATTCTTAATTATAGAAATTTAAAAATATTTAAAAGATGAAAAAAAAAAATTATTAAATGAATTGAATAATTTAAGAAAAAATACTTTAATGTATACTTTGAAAATAAAATATATTCGTATAGGAATAAATACTTTAATAGCAAAAATGTCAGTAAATAAAAAATTACTTCAACCCATGGGTTTTCTTCATGGTGGGGCTACAATTGCTTTAGCGGAAAGTGTTGGAAGTGCTTTATCTGTAATAAACGTGAATAAAGATAATTCAAATGTTTTTAACATAGAAATTTCTGCAAATCATATAAAGAATGTTAAAAATGGAATTCTTTTTGCGAAAGCAAAGATTGTTCATAAAGGGAAAACCATTCATTTTTTAAAAATAAATATCTATAATGAACATAAAGATATTATTAGTTTTTGTAAAATGACTAATATAATAATTCCTAAAAAAAAATATGAAATTTATAGAAATAAGCATCATTAGTTTATACAAGAAAATAATAAAAAAATATTGGAAAAATGAGAGTTTTTTTTTATTTAAAAAACCTTATGAAAACAAAATTTATCTTTATTCTAGTAATAATAATAGGAAAATTAAAATAGAAGAAA contains the following coding sequences:
- a CDS encoding NUDIX domain-containing protein translates to MKKKDMFIPLIGKKNKIIGFEKKEKIHIRGLLHSAVSVFIFKNDTKNNNKLLMLQKRSSEKYHSSLLWTNTCCSHPKKDESILTAAHRCLIEEMGFDCFLEKRFCFTYHELLNNGLIENELDHVFVGYYSHPPVINSREVDKWKWITLKELIKDIHFYPNSYTIWFKIIINKYLNKLNFE
- a CDS encoding MATE family efflux transporter, whose product is MVGLLGKKALASVSLANSVFLVLVIFGFGISTAISPLIASVDAKNEYKKGAVIFYHGLILNFFLSILMYIFIHIFFYILPYLGQPKEILNDAISFLRITAFSLIPWMIFEVFRKFSEGLSLVFPSLIITWISAFINIFLNYSFINGFYGIPRLGISGVAYATLISRITMLIGIYFLLYKYKKVRNYYNHFKYFFFKKKYLKKILKIGIPSGLHMLFEMSAFSISSFISGKCGIKELAAHQIVLNLVSSTFLLSTGFSVSATIRIGNQLALKNYSELRKVGWSVIIMGIIFMLICSLIFFFFRSYIPYLYIKNDYEVVYIAEKMIIIASIFQISDGIQGIIIGALRGIQDVNVPMCISFFSYWIIALPIAWLFSIYFKMGGKGVWIGLCIGITLSSMLLIIRYETITKRLIKEKGKYKTSNLLLKNKFIK
- the gcvT gene encoding glycine cleavage system aminomethyltransferase GcvT, with protein sequence MMDLNVLKKTILYNNHIKLGAKMIPYSGFSMPLQYISSLIEHMAVRESAGIFDVSHMGKFILKGKDSHNFLQYLTINNLSNIKSGQAQYTCFVNSLGGIIDDLVIYKISEKKFLLIVNAINIDKNKKWINDHIKDKNLKFSDISQKYSFLSIQGPKSISYIQKLTNISLSKIPFYHFEIGKFSDIDKILISSTGYTGSKGVEIFIHNKYAEYIWNNILKIGAPSSKIMPCGIASRNSLRMEMGYRLYGQDISEEITPIEAGLCWITKFNKKFIAKDILQKQKTEGPYKKFFSFVIEEKGKIPRQGYLLKNKENSIIGKVTSGCFSPVLKKGIGLGFITEKKLDKKSVFISIREKKIPINIVKCPFIKI
- a CDS encoding 6-pyruvoyl trahydropterin synthase family protein, with translation MKATISRKGHFSAAHRLYNVHWDHNKNIEEFGKCAYVNYHGHNYKYIVSITGEINPKTGFVFSIQKLKNLIREEIDVLFDHKNINVDIEKFYDVNPTTENIVVFLWNQIKKKISSNLDLKITLYETENNFAEYDGS
- a CDS encoding DEAD/DEAH box helicase, whose protein sequence is MKTFKEYNFLNDKIIQAIEAIGFKSPTPIQKKVIPFLLESEKDIIALAQTGTGKTAAFGLPIIQKINLEIRNPQALILCPTRELCIQITRDLFRFSKYISLIKIISLYGGVSIDNQIKSLKKSNHIIVGTPGRIIDLIRRNKLYLSNIKYLVLDEADEMLNMGFKEELDSIISKLPKKRQSLLFSATMSKYMNVIAHSYLIEPKEIITGKRNISSDDVKHIYYIVSNSNKYLALKRIVDIHPEIYGIIFCRTRKETKEIAESLIQDGYNADSIYGDLSQAQRESVMNRFRKKNLQLLVATDVAARGIDVNDITHVINYNLPDESEIYVHRSGRTGRAGNTGISVCIIHSKETKNLREFEKKIEKTFERTMIPSGKEICEKQLIYFIEKVKNVIVDEQSMIPFFPEIQKKLESFDKEELIKRFSWIEFNRFISSYKNSKDINIIPSSKSNSSFFYTKKFKKGSFFKSKKFKKESFSKLFLNIGSKDNLTKLRLINLINQVVNNNSRVNIGHIEILSNFSLFEVEKRYQNKILTGMSRINHFGRPLSIEIKK
- a CDS encoding PaaI family thioesterase, with product MYTLKIKYIRIGINTLIAKMSVNKKLLQPMGFLHGGATIALAESVGSALSVINVNKDNSNVFNIEISANHIKNVKNGILFAKAKIVHKGKTIHFLKINIYNEHKDIISFCKMTNIIIPKKKYEIYRNKHH